Proteins from a genomic interval of Helicobacter pylori Shi112:
- a CDS encoding RNA pyrophosphohydrolase, with amino-acid sequence MLHKKYRPNVAAIIMSPDYPNTCEIFIAERIDIEGAWQFPQGGIDEGETPLEALHRELLEEIGTNEIEILAQYPRWIAYDFPSNMEHKFYSFDGQKQRYFLVRLKHANNIDLNKHTPEFRAYQFIHLKDLLKKIVPFKRQVYRQVIAYFRREGYLGC; translated from the coding sequence ATGCTACATAAAAAATATCGTCCTAATGTTGCGGCTATCATTATGTCGCCAGATTACCCTAATACATGCGAAATTTTTATCGCTGAGCGCATAGATATTGAAGGAGCGTGGCAGTTCCCCCAAGGGGGCATTGATGAGGGTGAAACCCCCTTAGAAGCGCTCCATAGAGAATTATTAGAAGAAATTGGCACGAATGAAATAGAGATTTTAGCGCAATACCCCAGATGGATCGCCTATGATTTCCCAAGCAATATGGAGCACAAATTCTATTCGTTTGACGGGCAAAAGCAACGCTATTTTTTAGTGCGCCTAAAGCATGCTAACAACATTGATTTGAACAAACACACGCCAGAATTTAGAGCCTACCAATTCATCCATCTTAAGGATTTGCTTAAAAAAATCGTTCCCTTTAAGCGTCAAGTGTACCGCCAAGTCATTGCTTATTTCAGAAGAGAGGGGTATTTAGGGTGTTAA
- a CDS encoding HobA family DNA replication regulator, with amino-acid sequence MKNFYDWIKEFVRDQGEFIAQQSGWLELERSSYAKLIAQTISHVLNGGSLLVSADSSRRWFLNYILSNLNPKDLKERPLLSVIDFNASSFYPKNDANLSLATIEMTYQNPMFWHVGRVENEGLKTILLSKIPSFLWLFEELKEDCLLLKEHDILLDYKLLQLFKLFENALFSALYNKITL; translated from the coding sequence ATGAAAAATTTCTACGACTGGATTAAGGAATTTGTGCGCGATCAGGGGGAATTTATCGCCCAACAAAGCGGGTGGCTAGAATTGGAGCGATCCAGTTATGCTAAACTCATCGCGCAAACCATCTCGCATGTGCTTAATGGCGGATCGCTGTTAGTGAGCGCTGATTCTTCTAGGCGCTGGTTTTTAAACTACATTCTTTCTAACCTAAACCCCAAAGATTTAAAAGAGCGCCCCTTATTGTCAGTCATTGATTTTAACGCTTCTTCTTTCTACCCCAAAAACGATGCAAATCTCTCTCTAGCCACCATAGAGATGACTTATCAAAACCCCATGTTTTGGCATGTTGGGAGGGTTGAAAATGAAGGCTTGAAAACGATACTACTGAGCAAAATCCCTAGTTTTTTATGGCTTTTTGAAGAGCTTAAAGAAGATTGCTTGCTTTTAAAAGAGCATGACATCTTATTGGATTATAAATTATTGCAACTCTTCAAACTCTTTGAAAACGCGCTTTTTAGTGCGCTATACAATAAGATCACTCTGTGA
- a CDS encoding glycosyltransferase family 39 protein: MQLSPLQSALLYFSYFIYPEKKTRSFDLSDLVFIVMVFLVLALGLLMSGEISISYNEAKDFFYSSAWFVQIAQKSTEILGQNDLALRLPFLIAHAINMFLFYLIGRKILKKPKDALYVVLTYALLPGVNLFAILLAKSVLVLSLGLLISYLYIKTQKIPYLTLSACAFLDGAFIPLLLGVFTYALRRRYFKSAIFILVGLGVNIALFSGSFNKGLPSGYFIDTCLELMLLYSPLLFLYYPYTIYKALFDKKPSLLAFMSASGWLFPLLLSMRQEIDLRTFAPLALIGLPLFVKSVLNSLRVRLKEFRGQYYLRVFSLYLLMLTETLFLWGSKISGANEKLLNRHFLAKEVATALQLRGIHQIRTNDKQLALRLQFYGIKEGGKLRLINTKISKKRPDIEIIYADKILQSYSLVHH; this comes from the coding sequence ATGCAACTAAGCCCCTTACAAAGCGCTCTGTTATACTTTAGCTACTTTATTTATCCAGAGAAAAAAACAAGAAGCTTTGATTTAAGCGATTTAGTCTTTATCGTCATGGTTTTTTTAGTCCTAGCTTTGGGGCTGTTGATGAGTGGAGAAATTTCTATCAGCTACAATGAAGCGAAGGATTTTTTTTATAGCAGCGCATGGTTTGTTCAAATCGCTCAAAAAAGCACTGAAATTTTGGGTCAAAACGATTTGGCTTTAAGATTGCCTTTTTTGATCGCTCATGCCATTAACATGTTTTTATTTTATTTGATAGGGCGAAAGATTTTAAAAAAGCCTAAAGACGCCCTTTATGTGGTATTGACTTACGCTTTATTGCCTGGGGTGAATCTCTTTGCGATTTTATTGGCTAAAAGCGTGCTGGTGTTAAGCCTTGGGCTTTTGATTAGCTATTTATATATCAAAACCCAAAAAATCCCTTATTTAACCCTTAGCGCTTGCGCGTTTTTAGACGGCGCGTTTATCCCGCTTTTGCTAGGGGTTTTTACCTACGCTTTAAGAAGACGCTATTTTAAGAGCGCAATCTTTATTTTGGTGGGTCTAGGCGTGAATATCGCTCTTTTTAGCGGGAGTTTCAATAAGGGCTTGCCTAGTGGGTATTTTATAGACACATGCTTAGAGCTCATGCTTTTATATTCGCCCCTATTGTTCCTCTACTACCCTTATACGATCTATAAAGCCCTTTTTGATAAAAAGCCATCGCTACTAGCCTTTATGAGCGCGAGCGGTTGGCTTTTCCCTTTGCTTTTGAGCATGCGCCAAGAGATAGATTTAAGAACTTTCGCCCCCTTAGCTTTAATCGGTTTGCCTTTGTTTGTTAAAAGCGTTTTAAATAGCCTTAGGGTGCGTTTAAAGGAATTTAGGGGGCAGTATTATTTGCGCGTTTTTAGTTTGTATCTTTTAATGCTCACTGAAACGCTTTTTTTATGGGGGAGTAAAATTTCTGGCGCTAATGAAAAATTATTAAACCGGCATTTCTTAGCCAAAGAAGTCGCTACGGCCTTGCAATTAAGGGGCATTCATCAAATCCGCACTAACGATAAACAACTCGCTTTAAGGCTTCAATTCTATGGCATTAAGGAAGGGGGGAAATTAAGACTGATCAACACTAAAATTTCTAAAAAACGCCCTGATATTGAAATCATCTACGCTGATAAAATTCTACAATCCTATAGTTTGGTGCACCATTAA
- a CDS encoding DMT family transporter, whose amino-acid sequence MRNTILFGVSMILLANFCFGIMSAFVKITADYFSPMENVFYRSITMTLLLLLIYPFKPYRLKSYKQGGFKKLAFRVVVGGLAMLAFFYNIEKISLATATAFSQCAPIYTVLLSPFLLKEKLKRSALISACIGIVGVVLISDPSVENVGPVEIFMGILSGIFVSLAYITLRDLREYYDKQAVILAFAFGMSLLGLVGMFIDIPFLSTGVHIPRKEDILWISLIGISGTLGQYFLTYAYMNAPAGIIAPIEYTRIVWGLLFGLYLGDKFLDLKSSLGVALILCSGLLIALPALLKELKKI is encoded by the coding sequence ATGCGTAACACCATTTTATTTGGCGTTTCAATGATACTCTTGGCGAATTTTTGCTTTGGAATCATGAGCGCGTTTGTTAAAATCACAGCGGATTATTTTTCCCCTATGGAAAATGTGTTTTACCGCTCCATTACCATGACGCTCTTACTTTTACTCATTTATCCTTTCAAACCCTACCGCTTAAAAAGTTACAAACAAGGCGGTTTTAAAAAGCTCGCTTTTAGGGTCGTTGTAGGGGGCTTGGCCATGTTGGCGTTTTTTTATAATATTGAAAAAATTTCGCTCGCTACAGCGACGGCTTTCTCGCAATGCGCGCCTATTTACACGGTGCTTCTTTCCCCTTTTCTTTTGAAAGAAAAGCTAAAAAGAAGCGCGTTAATTTCTGCATGCATCGGGATAGTGGGGGTGGTGTTGATTTCAGATCCTAGCGTGGAAAATGTGGGGCCGGTTGAAATTTTTATGGGCATATTGAGCGGGATCTTTGTGTCTTTAGCGTATATCACTTTAAGGGATTTGAGGGAATATTATGACAAGCAAGCCGTGATTTTAGCGTTCGCCTTTGGCATGAGCCTTCTTGGATTAGTGGGCATGTTCATTGATATTCCTTTTTTATCCACAGGCGTTCATATTCCTAGAAAAGAAGACATTTTGTGGATTTCTTTAATAGGGATTAGCGGGACTTTAGGGCAGTATTTCTTAACTTATGCTTACATGAACGCTCCTGCTGGGATCATTGCCCCGATTGAATACACCCGCATTGTTTGGGGGCTGTTGTTTGGGCTGTATTTAGGCGATAAATTTTTGGATCTTAAAAGCTCTTTGGGGGTGGCTTTGATTTTATGTTCAGGCTTACTCATCGCCTTGCCCGCTCTTTTAAAAGAATTAAAAAAAATTTAA
- a CDS encoding aspartate kinase gives MLIVQKYGGTSMGSVERIHNVAQRVLESVKLGHQVVVVVSAMSGETDRLLEFGKNFSHNPNKREMDRIVSAGELVSSAALSMALERYGHRAISLSGKEAGILTSSHFQNAVIQSIDTKRITELLEKNYIVVIAGFQGADIQGETTTLGRGGSDLSAVALAGALKAHLCEIYTDVDGIYTTDPRIEEKAQKIAQISYDEMLELASMGAKVLLNRSVELAKKLSVKLVTRNSFNHSEGTLIVAEKDFKGERMETPIVSGIALDKNQARVSMEGVEDRPGIAAEIFGALAEYRINVDMIVQTIGRDGKTDLDFTIVKTQIEETKQALKPFLAQMDSIDYDENIAKVSIVGVGMKSHSGVASTAFKALAKDNINIMMISTSEIKISVLIDIKYAELAVRTLHAVYQLDQ, from the coding sequence GTGTTAATCGTTCAAAAATACGGCGGCACGAGCATGGGCAGCGTAGAAAGGATCCACAATGTCGCCCAAAGGGTTTTAGAAAGCGTTAAATTAGGGCATCAGGTGGTGGTGGTGGTTTCGGCGATGAGCGGCGAAACCGATAGGCTTTTAGAATTTGGCAAGAATTTTAGCCATAACCCTAACAAGCGAGAAATGGACAGGATTGTAAGCGCGGGGGAATTGGTTTCAAGCGCGGCTTTGAGCATGGCGTTAGAGAGGTATGGGCATAGAGCCATTTCCTTGAGCGGGAAAGAAGCGGGCATTTTAACCAGCTCGCATTTTCAAAACGCCGTGATCCAATCCATTGACACCAAACGCATCACAGAGCTTTTAGAAAAAAACTACATTGTGGTGATCGCTGGGTTTCAAGGCGCTGACATTCAAGGCGAAACAACGACTTTAGGGCGTGGGGGGAGCGATTTGAGCGCGGTCGCTTTGGCCGGGGCTTTAAAAGCGCATTTGTGCGAAATCTATACGGATGTGGATGGCATTTATACCACCGATCCGCGCATTGAAGAAAAGGCTCAAAAAATCGCGCAAATCAGCTACGATGAAATGCTTGAACTGGCTTCTATGGGGGCTAAAGTTTTATTGAACCGATCGGTGGAATTGGCCAAAAAACTCAGCGTCAAGTTAGTGACTCGCAATTCGTTTAACCATAGCGAAGGCACGCTCATTGTGGCTGAAAAAGACTTTAAAGGAGAACGCATGGAAACCCCTATAGTGAGTGGGATCGCATTGGATAAGAATCAGGCTCGTGTGAGCATGGAGGGCGTGGAAGACAGGCCAGGCATTGCCGCTGAAATCTTTGGCGCTTTAGCGGAGTATCGCATTAATGTGGATATGATCGTCCAAACGATCGGCAGAGACGGCAAAACCGATTTGGATTTTACGATCGTTAAAACCCAAATAGAAGAAACCAAGCAAGCCTTAAAGCCTTTTTTAGCGCAAATGGATTCCATTGATTATGATGAAAATATCGCTAAAGTTTCCATAGTGGGCGTGGGCATGAAGTCGCATTCTGGGGTAGCGAGTACCGCTTTTAAAGCCCTAGCCAAAGACAATATCAATATCATGATGATTTCTACAAGCGAGATTAAAATTTCGGTTTTGATTGACATTAAATACGCTGAATTAGCCGTTAGAACTTTGCATGCGGTGTATCAACTGGATCAATGA
- a CDS encoding DUF507 family protein has product MRLKLTHINHISHKIANDFIHSKLLELKAPRELLCELIEGILEKSVKKENAIDEQARELLEENTDEIEFMRMDERQLFWMIKRQIAQKEGFHLFWEERCNDLSHQILNKILDKDLIMFSVSENLIRNLIYKSIDTYSKAYESIENEVHEKIKHYKRKLPVGSDEYELVFERLYEEELRRKGFL; this is encoded by the coding sequence ATGAGACTCAAACTAACCCATATAAACCATATAAGCCATAAGATTGCCAACGACTTTATCCATTCAAAACTATTAGAATTAAAAGCCCCTAGAGAATTATTGTGTGAATTGATAGAAGGGATTTTGGAAAAAAGCGTTAAAAAAGAAAACGCCATAGATGAGCAAGCCAGAGAGCTTTTAGAAGAAAACACCGATGAGATAGAATTCATGCGGATGGATGAAAGGCAACTTTTTTGGATGATTAAAAGACAGATCGCTCAAAAAGAGGGCTTCCATTTGTTTTGGGAAGAAAGGTGCAACGATTTGTCGCACCAGATTTTGAATAAAATCTTAGATAAGGATTTGATCATGTTTAGCGTGTCAGAAAATTTGATAAGGAATTTGATTTACAAATCCATTGACACCTATTCTAAAGCGTATGAAAGCATTGAAAATGAAGTGCATGAAAAAATCAAGCATTACAAACGCAAACTGCCCGTAGGGAGCGATGAATACGAGCTTGTGTTTGAAAGGCTCTATGAAGAAGAATTAAGGCGTAAAGGCTTTTTATAA
- a CDS encoding DNA polymerase III subunit delta': MKNFNRLIYTDNLEESLEETASLFKRHIKFYTEIIEKDKKVIKTFNKDFKIEHAKEVISKAHLKHSEPNAFLIAAPSYGIEAQNALLKILEEPPNNVCFIMFAKSPNHVLATIKSRLIKEDKRQKIPLKPLDLDLSRLDLKDIYAFLKNLDKENFDSRENQREKIESLLESVNRHKIPLNEQELQAFDLAIKANSSYYKLSYNLLPLLLSLLSKKKTP, translated from the coding sequence GTGAAAAACTTCAACCGCCTTATTTATACGGACAATCTTGAAGAGAGCCTAGAAGAGACTGCAAGCCTTTTCAAGCGCCACATTAAATTCTACACCGAGATCATTGAAAAAGACAAAAAGGTGATCAAAACTTTTAACAAGGACTTTAAAATAGAGCATGCCAAAGAAGTTATTTCAAAGGCTCATTTAAAACACAGCGAACCAAACGCCTTTTTAATCGCTGCGCCTAGTTATGGCATAGAAGCCCAAAACGCGCTTTTAAAAATCTTAGAAGAACCCCCAAATAATGTTTGTTTTATCATGTTTGCTAAAAGCCCAAACCATGTTTTAGCCACCATTAAATCCCGCCTAATCAAAGAAGACAAGCGCCAAAAAATCCCCCTAAAACCTTTAGATTTGGATTTATCAAGGCTGGATTTGAAAGATATTTATGCGTTTTTAAAAAATTTAGACAAAGAAAATTTTGATTCCAGAGAAAATCAGAGAGAAAAAATTGAAAGCCTGTTAGAAAGCGTTAATAGGCATAAAATCCCATTAAACGAGCAAGAATTGCAAGCCTTTGATTTAGCGATCAAGGCTAATAGCTCTTATTACAAGCTCAGCTATAATCTTTTACCTTTACTTTTAAGCCTTTTATCTAAAAAGAAAACGCCATGA
- the folP gene encoding dihydropteroate synthase produces the protein MILKRLNPDALKNALLKTGSEKCAQTHMHKKGVSFVFEIQHLPLSATLILKQEAISVGGDFATPRDCILAKEPFYDGVLIVSASQLERLIVKCHSQPFGLKNLAQELKSHLKSQKPNAPQIMAILNLTPDSFYEKSRFDSKKALEEIYQLLEKGITLIDIGAASSRPQSEIIDPKIEQDRLKEILLEIKSQKLYQCAKFSIDTYHATTAQMALEHYFSILNDVSGFSSIGMLEVARDYKPTCILMHTQKTPKDMQENVFYHNLFDEMDRFFKEKLEVLEKHALQDIILDIGFGFAKLKEHNLALIKHLSHFLKFKKPLLVGASRKNTIGLITGREVQNRLAGTLSLHLMALQNGASILRVHDIDEHIDLIKVFKSLEETN, from the coding sequence ATGATTTTAAAACGCCTTAACCCGGATGCGCTCAAAAACGCCCTTTTAAAAACCGGATCAGAAAAATGCGCTCAAACCCATATGCATAAAAAAGGCGTTAGCTTTGTTTTTGAAATCCAACATCTGCCCTTAAGCGCAACGCTGATTTTAAAACAAGAGGCCATCAGCGTTGGGGGCGATTTCGCCACGCCAAGAGATTGTATTTTAGCTAAAGAGCCTTTTTATGATGGGGTGCTGATTGTGAGCGCTAGCCAGTTAGAACGCCTTATTGTCAAGTGCCATTCCCAACCCTTTGGGCTTAAAAATTTAGCGCAAGAATTAAAAAGCCACCTTAAATCCCAGAAACCTAACGCCCCACAGATCATGGCAATTTTGAATCTCACGCCGGATAGTTTTTATGAAAAAAGCCGGTTTGATAGTAAAAAAGCGCTTGAAGAAATCTATCAATTATTAGAAAAGGGTATCACGCTCATTGATATAGGCGCGGCCAGTTCAAGGCCACAGAGTGAAATCATTGATCCAAAAATAGAACAAGATCGCTTAAAAGAAATTTTATTAGAAATCAAATCCCAAAAACTCTACCAATGCGCTAAATTCAGCATAGACACCTACCATGCCACAACCGCCCAAATGGCTTTGGAGCATTATTTTTCCATCCTTAATGATGTGAGCGGTTTTAGTAGTATTGGAATGCTAGAAGTCGCCAGAGATTACAAGCCCACTTGCATTTTAATGCACACTCAAAAAACCCCCAAAGACATGCAAGAAAATGTTTTTTACCACAATCTGTTTGATGAAATGGATCGCTTCTTTAAGGAAAAACTAGAGGTTTTAGAAAAACACGCGCTTCAAGATATTATTTTAGATATAGGGTTTGGATTCGCTAAATTAAAAGAGCATAATTTAGCCTTAATCAAGCATTTAAGCCACTTCCTCAAATTCAAAAAACCCTTATTGGTGGGAGCGAGTCGTAAAAACACGATCGGGCTTATCACCGGGCGTGAAGTTCAAAACCGGCTCGCCGGCACTTTGAGTTTGCATTTAATGGCGCTACAAAATGGAGCGAGCATTTTAAGAGTGCATGACATTGATGAGCATATAGATCTCATCAAGGTGTTTAAGAGTTTGGAAGAAACAAATTGA
- the carA gene encoding glutamine-hydrolyzing carbamoyl-phosphate synthase small subunit, with amino-acid sequence MISLYLENGLFLQAQSFGASGTQAGELVFNTSMSGYQEVISDPSYKGQFVVFSMPEIGVVGTNSKDDESFFSCAGILARHYNEFFSNSRADFSLSAYLKERGVLGICDIDTRSLIKTLRHHGCLMMVASTIEHDKNKLEEILKNAPRISHSPLVSSVSTQKITTHQRATFDFKTLDYKPFDEKTSHKIIAVLDFGAKGNILNELQNVGLKALIYPHHTKANELIKAYEKKEISGIFLSNGPGDPLSLQQEIAEIKQLINAKIPMFGICLGHQLLSIAQGYPTYKLKFGHHGSNHPVKNLKTNAVEITAQNHNYCVPEEIEEIAIITHRNLFDNTIEGVRYKNAPIISVQHHPESSPGPKESHYIFKEFVELLKGF; translated from the coding sequence ATGATCTCTCTCTATTTAGAAAACGGGCTTTTTTTGCAAGCGCAAAGTTTTGGGGCTAGCGGCACGCAAGCAGGCGAGCTTGTTTTTAACACTTCTATGAGCGGCTATCAAGAAGTCATTAGCGACCCTAGCTATAAGGGGCAATTTGTGGTTTTTAGCATGCCTGAAATTGGGGTTGTGGGCACTAATTCTAAAGACGATGAATCCTTTTTTTCATGCGCAGGGATTTTAGCGCGCCATTACAACGAATTTTTTTCTAATTCAAGGGCGGATTTTAGCCTGAGCGCTTATTTGAAAGAGCGTGGCGTTTTAGGGATTTGCGATATTGATACCAGAAGTTTGATTAAAACCTTACGCCATCATGGGTGCTTGATGATGGTCGCTTCCACGATAGAGCATGACAAAAACAAACTTGAAGAAATTTTAAAAAACGCCCCTAGAATTTCTCACTCCCCCTTAGTGTCTAGCGTTTCTACGCAAAAAATCACCACGCACCAGCGTGCGACTTTTGATTTCAAAACCCTAGATTACAAGCCTTTTGATGAAAAAACCTCTCATAAAATTATCGCAGTGCTGGACTTTGGGGCTAAAGGCAATATTTTAAACGAGCTTCAAAATGTGGGGTTAAAAGCCCTTATTTACCCGCACCACACTAAAGCTAACGAGCTGATTAAGGCCTATGAAAAAAAAGAAATTAGCGGGATTTTCCTCTCTAACGGGCCAGGTGATCCTTTAAGCTTGCAGCAAGAAATTGCAGAAATCAAACAGCTCATTAACGCTAAAATCCCCATGTTTGGCATTTGCTTAGGGCATCAATTGCTCTCTATCGCGCAAGGTTATCCTACTTACAAGCTCAAATTTGGTCATCATGGGAGCAACCACCCCGTTAAAAACCTAAAAACAAACGCCGTTGAAATCACCGCGCAAAACCACAACTATTGCGTCCCTGAAGAAATTGAAGAAATCGCTATTATCACGCACCGCAATCTTTTTGACAACACCATTGAGGGCGTGCGTTATAAAAACGCTCCCATTATTTCTGTCCAGCACCACCCAGAAAGCAGCCCCGGCCCCAAAGAGAGCCACTATATTTTTAAGGAATTTGTGGAATTGTTAAAGGGTTTTTAG
- the maf gene encoding septum formation inhibitor Maf: protein MELILGSQSSARANLLKEHGIEFEQKALYFDEESLKTTDPREFVYLACKGKLEKAKELLTNNRAIVVADSVVSVGNQMQRKAKNRQEALEFLKRQNGHEIEVLTCSALISPALEWLDLSVFRARLKAFDPSEMEKYLESGLWQESAGCVRLEDFHKPYIKSSRKNLSVGLGLNVEGLLGALKLGAKLSSL from the coding sequence ATGGAGCTTATTTTAGGCTCTCAATCTAGCGCTAGGGCGAATCTTTTAAAAGAGCATGGGATTGAGTTTGAACAAAAGGCGCTCTATTTTGATGAAGAAAGCCTAAAAACTACAGACCCTAGGGAGTTTGTCTATTTAGCGTGCAAGGGGAAATTAGAAAAAGCTAAAGAATTGCTCACAAACAACCGCGCTATTGTGGTGGCTGATAGCGTGGTGAGTGTGGGTAATCAAATGCAACGAAAAGCTAAAAACAGACAAGAAGCCCTTGAATTTTTAAAACGCCAAAATGGTCATGAAATAGAGGTTTTAACCTGCTCTGCATTGATTTCTCCTGCATTAGAATGGCTGGATCTATCGGTTTTTAGAGCGCGTTTAAAGGCGTTTGATCCTAGCGAGATGGAAAAATATTTAGAGAGCGGTTTGTGGCAAGAAAGCGCGGGCTGTGTGCGTTTAGAGGATTTTCATAAGCCCTATATTAAAAGCTCAAGAAAGAATTTGAGCGTGGGGTTGGGGTTGAATGTGGAAGGCTTGTTAGGGGCGCTAAAATTAGGGGCTAAACTTTCATCATTATAA